From a single Nostoc edaphicum CCNP1411 genomic region:
- a CDS encoding NAD(P)H-quinone oxidoreductase subunit H — MTRLETRTEPMVLNMGPHHPSMHGVLRLIMTLDGEDVVDCEPVIGYLHRGMEKIAENRTNVMYVPYVSRWDYAAGMFNEAVTVNAPEKLAGVAVPKRASYIRVIMLELNRIANHLLWFGPFLADVGAQTPFFYQFREREMIYDLWEAATGYRMVNNNYFRVGGVAADLPYGWVDKCLEFCEYLLPKIDEYERLVTDNPIFRRRVEGIGTITREEAINWGLSGPMLRASGVQWDLRKVDHYECYDDFDWDVQWETAGDCFARYVVRMREMRESVKIIRQAVKGLPGGPYENLEAKRLAAGKKSEWDAFDYQFIGKKVSPTFKMPKGEIYARVESGKGELGIYLVGDDNVFPARWKIRAADFNNLQIVPHLLRGMKVADIVVILGSVDVIMGSVDR; from the coding sequence ATGACCAGACTAGAAACCCGCACTGAACCGATGGTGCTAAACATGGGGCCACACCACCCCTCAATGCACGGGGTTCTGCGGCTAATCATGACTCTGGATGGCGAGGATGTCGTTGACTGTGAACCGGTCATCGGCTATTTGCATCGGGGAATGGAAAAAATTGCTGAGAACCGCACTAATGTTATGTACGTCCCCTACGTTAGTCGCTGGGACTACGCTGCGGGAATGTTCAACGAAGCCGTAACTGTTAACGCCCCAGAAAAGCTTGCAGGTGTCGCTGTTCCCAAACGTGCTAGCTACATCCGCGTCATCATGCTGGAGTTGAACCGCATTGCTAACCACTTGCTATGGTTTGGCCCCTTCCTCGCTGACGTAGGCGCACAAACTCCCTTCTTCTACCAGTTCCGGGAACGGGAGATGATTTATGATTTGTGGGAAGCTGCTACAGGTTATCGGATGGTAAATAACAACTATTTCCGCGTTGGTGGAGTAGCAGCCGATTTGCCTTACGGTTGGGTAGATAAGTGTCTGGAATTTTGCGAATACCTATTGCCCAAAATTGATGAGTACGAACGCTTAGTAACAGATAACCCAATCTTCCGGCGACGCGTTGAGGGTATTGGTACTATCACCCGTGAAGAAGCAATTAACTGGGGACTTTCTGGCCCAATGTTACGCGCTTCTGGTGTGCAATGGGATTTGCGGAAAGTTGACCATTACGAATGCTACGACGATTTCGACTGGGATGTGCAGTGGGAAACCGCCGGTGATTGCTTTGCCCGTTACGTAGTGCGGATGCGGGAAATGCGCGAATCTGTAAAGATTATTCGCCAAGCAGTTAAAGGACTTCCTGGCGGCCCTTACGAAAATCTCGAAGCAAAACGTTTAGCCGCAGGTAAAAAATCTGAGTGGGACGCATTTGATTACCAATTCATCGGTAAAAAAGTTTCCCCGACTTTCAAGATGCCGAAGGGTGAAATCTATGCCCGTGTAGAAAGTGGTAAAGGTGAATTGGGAATTTATTTAGTTGGCGATGATAACGTCTTCCCTGCACGTTGGAAGATTCGCGCCGCAGATTTTAACAATCTCCAGATTGTTCCACATTTACTGCGCGGGATGAAGGTTGCAGATATTGTGGTGATTCTCGGTAGTGTTGACGTAATTATGGGGTCTGTGGATAGGTAG